ATCAACTTCTTCTGTTGGTTCAGAAGGAGTGGCTGCTTGGTCCAAGCCCATTGCCGAAATGCCTTTAATAGCCTTTAAGTCAAAGTCTGCTTTCTGGCCTTCTTCAATCTCCAAAGCATGGGGCGGACGACCAACTGCCTTTTCAAATAAATCAATCCACTTTTCTTTTGTTGCCATAAAGACTCCTATAAACTTGCTTTTTCAAAAATCGTCAGAGGTTTACTTAGAATAGAAGACCTACTGTAAATGATGACATGATAGCAAATACGATTGCAAACAAGATTGACAAAATCACACCATTCAAAAGTGCTGCCAAAATCATTTGATAGAACTTATCAGCCTTCCACGCTGTTGTTACAGGAACAATTGTAAATAGATTAGCAATTGCAAATAAGAAGTAAACAACATAGAACAAGAATCCTGGGAAGGCAACAAGTCCAATAGCTCCCAACAAGATTGTTACAAGCAAGATTGGCAAGGCTAATGATGTCAAACGACCAAAACGGTCAAAGCTATTCAAGAAAGTAGTCTCAGGGTCACGGAAGATGGCCTTACGTGTCACAAATCCTGCCAAGATAAAAGCAAAGATAAAGAGGAAGGCAGCTAGGATACTAGCAAAGAAGGCTCCAAAACCAATGCTAGATGTATGGCTTGAAACTGGAGATGAGTAAGCATCTGTTCCATAAGAACCAAACATACTAGACAATGCATTTGTTGTTGATACAACTGGGCTAATAAATTTACGTGCCACAGCGCTCAAAATTGCAAAGAAGGCAAGTCCAGTGAAGAGTGACAAGAAGATATAGTTAAGCCAACCATTGTGTTTACCATAGTCTGTCATGTCAGCTGGACGACGCCATGCATTAAGCAACCATGTCCAGTAGTTTTTGAATGTTGTCGCAAATGCTGATGGTTGTGCTGGAACAACTACGGCTTGACCGTTGATAAATTGAACGTTTTGACCTGGTTGAAGAGGTTGACCGTTAGCAAAAGCTGCTTGTTGACCAGCTTGAGCATTCGCAAAACCAGCTTGTGGTTGGGCCGCTTGATTTGGCACTCCTTGTACTGGTGCAGTTTGAGCACCCGCAAAGGTTGGTTGTGGTTGTGCTGCCTGAGCAGTTGCAAAAGGAGCTTGCGCTTGTGCGTCTTGTGCACTCGCAAAAGTCGGCTGTGGTTGCGCTTCTTGGGCACCAGCGAAAGTTGGCTGTGGTTGAGCCTCTTGGGCTGGTGTTTCTTGGGCACTAGCGAAAGCTGGTTGCACTGGCGCTTCTTGTGTTGGGGCAGTTTCTACTGCTGGTGCGTCATCTTGGAACTCACCAGCTGCAAGTGCTGCTGCAATTTCTTCTTCAGTCGCTGAACGACCATTGATGGCTTCAAAAAAGTCTAACCAATCTGCTTTAGTCATAATAATCTCCTTAAAAATACATAGAATGTCTTTATTTTATCACAAATAAATACATTAATAAATGTCATTTTTATTAGAAAAAGGCTTGGAGCAAACTGTCCAAACCTTTATATTTTCTATTTACTTCTTTGTAGAGATTTTTGAATCTGACGATCCAGCTCTCGTTTAATGTGTGGTTCTGGTGCAAATCGCTCTTCCCAGTCACTTGGTTTAAGAATTTTGTGGGTCACGGGATCAAAGTGAGCCTTTCCATCGGGGAAAATTTTCCCCATATTAGCCTCATGAACCGTATCAAAGAAAGGCTTAGGATCGACCCCCATAAGGACAAATGAACCATAGGTCAAGTAAAGCAAGTCAGTCAAAGCATCCACCTGACCAACCATCGTTGACTCTGAGTGCTCTTTAGAACTAACTTTGAGGGCTGCCTTATCAAGAGCAGCATGCAAATCCAGAACAGCCTGACCAAAGACACGCTTGTCCCCACCTGATGAAGCATAAAGAAATTCGACGATTTCTTCCAACTTGAAGTCCGCACGGTGACCAGCTTCCTCGATACCGTAAACACGAGGCATGTCGTTAGTTGAGCCATCCATCAAATGGTGGAAATCC
The DNA window shown above is from Streptococcus salivarius and carries:
- a CDS encoding DUF6574 domain-containing protein, whose product is MTKADWLDFFEAINGRSATEEEIAAALAAGEFQDDAPAVETAPTQEAPVQPAFASAQETPAQEAQPQPTFAGAQEAQPQPTFASAQDAQAQAPFATAQAAQPQPTFAGAQTAPVQGVPNQAAQPQAGFANAQAGQQAAFANGQPLQPGQNVQFINGQAVVVPAQPSAFATTFKNYWTWLLNAWRRPADMTDYGKHNGWLNYIFLSLFTGLAFFAILSAVARKFISPVVSTTNALSSMFGSYGTDAYSSPVSSHTSSIGFGAFFASILAAFLFIFAFILAGFVTRKAIFRDPETTFLNSFDRFGRLTSLALPILLVTILLGAIGLVAFPGFLFYVVYFLFAIANLFTIVPVTTAWKADKFYQMILAALLNGVILSILFAIVFAIMSSFTVGLLF